The DNA segment atatgttaattatttctagatgttaccatatatagattaaaatattttttttcttatagtatcAGATAAGGCCAGGCAGTAGTTCCTCAAATATGAAATCAAAATCGAACTATGATTTGGTAGATCTAACCTTaatttatttctcatattttataatttaaatgtcAATATGTCACGAGCTTCTGATAACCTCGATCAATAGTATTATGTTTCAAAACCCAGACAATGAAATAGATcaagtatattaatatttttttattttatttatttagttttgtaaATCCAAACATCTCTGCAGCtttttattcttgttctttCATTTCGAGTTTATTCGTCCAtcaatcttaaaatttattgtaacgtattttttttctaaattgatttgTAACAATTAACTATTGTGTATAAGGaaataactaaataaagaaATAGTCAGAAATCTTTAATCTAGAAGaaccaacattaaaaaaaataacctgTTAAAGCTGAGACCCGAAATGCAAATTAAGAACCCaaaactgaagaagcagatttcaaaaagttaaaacaatggGAAGAGTTAATTTTACCTGATACGAAATAgtagaaaatgaagaaagtgaatgtgAAATCAATCTTATACTAAGGTGTAGGTGGTGTAGGTGGTGAAAAGAAGAAACCAGAATTTGATGAGCAAAGCGGACAAATTCGTGAAAGGCAGTAACCAAAAAGGAAGGACGAAAGCGTAATTAGACACCATAAAACGCTAACCCTACAGGCCCCGTATATAAACCTCCTTAATTAGCTGCCTCTCATTTCGCCTCTCCTTTCAGCTtccgtcctctctctctctctctctctctctctctctctctctctctctctctctctctctctctcactgctTTTCTCTTCTCGTttcgtctctctctcactgcttttctcttctttttgtcttttgtaCTTTCGTTTGCATTACTCATCTCTTgcgtttatttcatttattttttgttaattttttgtgCATTTAGATCTAGAttgttgtttacagttttttttttctgcttttagATCTGAACCATTTATTtcgtttattttttgttcattttttgtgcgtttattttttgttctttttttgtgCATTTAGATCTAGATTGTTCTTTacggcttttttttttctctttcagatGTGAAcagatttgtttttattttattttcttgattttctttgtggttttttgtttttgttcttgttaTTTTCCATCTGCACCGTGTCTCTTCTCTCATCTTGTTCTTCTtgtctcttctattttttttcaacaaaaacggtggccctctgttttagaccagacaactctgatccataggatttttacaggtcttctaTAGGTGTCAGGCGCTGCAgttatgatactacatcgctcttttgtagctgtcaggcgccgcagttatgatactacatcgctctttTGTAACTGTCAGGCGCCGTAGcactatgatgctacatctcttgtctcttgtagagagatactTCATGAGAGACGCTGTAAAGCAATAGAGAGatgctttgtcataattttctctataaaagaattattcagctcatattctttcgcatctcatcttcttcacttttctgaattaagtctacattcttactctgcaatctctttctgcattctcacTCTGCAATAgttcagcaatcttctcataaccaatatatgaggtattctacacctcgttcaccagttgtttctgttTCTACCGTAAATGCTATAatacaatacaataatgatctgactaataagtcagatgatgAAATTGtttacgagcttgtgagtctcggtacccgatactcatcaaccattgtcgcattttctcaacgGATACAATCcaagactggtggggttgacaaactcaatgaaaatatttctatccttcagggacttcttctggagtccaacatgaagatataaacactaaaacaagagaacagaaatttaaaacaagaaaaaagtgTTGATTTAAATcagtaggcaatcgaaaagaagatttaagtaaggattttaaatttttgttcgcttaaatcttcttttcgattgcctactgATTTAAATCAACactgttttcttgttttaaatttatgttctcttgttttagtatttctatcttcatgttggactccagaagaagccgctgaaggatagaaatattttcattaaatttgTCAACGCCACTAGTTTTGGATTGTAGctgctgagaaaatgcgacaatggttgatgagtatcgggtaccgagagtCACAAACTCGTAAATAATTTCATCATCTgatttattagtcagatcattattgtattgtatTATAACACCTATGGTAAAAatagaaacaactggtgaacgacgTGCAAAATACCTTATATATTGgttatgagaagattgctgagccattgcagagtgagaatgtagaaagagattgcagagagTAAGAATATAGACTaaattcagaaaagtgaagaagatgatatGCGAaggaagatgagctgaataattcttttatagagaaaattatgacaaagcatCTCTCTATTGCTTCATAGCATCTTTGGTGAagtatctctctacaagagacaagagatgtaacATCATAGTgttgcggcgcctgacagctacaaaagagcgatgtagtatcatagctgcggtgcctaaGAGTTACAGAAGAGCGATGTGGTATCATAACTGCGGCGCTTGAGAACTACAAAAAAACGATGTAGTATCATAACTGCGGCGCCTAACAGTTACAGAAGACTTGTAAAAATCCTatggatcagagttgtctggtctaaaacagagggtcactatttttgttgaaaaaaaacagaagagaCAAGAAGAACAATATGAGAGAAGAGACACGGTGCAGATGGAAAAtaataagaacaaaaacaaaaaatcacaaagaaaatcaagaaaataaaataaaaacaaatctaTTCACatctgaaagagaaaaaaaaaagccataaaGAACAATCTAGATCTAAACGcacaaaaaaagaacaaaaaataaatgcacaaaaaatgaacaaaaaataaacgaAATAAACGGTTCAGATCtgaaagcagaaaaaaaaactgtaaacaacaaTCTAGATCTAAATGcacaaaaaattaacaaaaaataaatgaaataaatgcaAGAGATGAGTAGTGCAGACGAAAGTGCAAaagacaaaaagaagaagaaaatagaaagagaaaaacGAAACGAGAAGAGAAAagcagtgagagagagagagagagagagagagagagagagagagagagagagagagagagagagagagagagagaggggggacgAAAGCTGAAAGGGGAGGCGAAATGAGAGGCAGCTAATTAAGGAGGTTTATATACGGGGCCTGTAGGGTTAGCGTTTTATGGTGTCTAATTACGCTTTCGTCCTTCCTTTTTGGTTACTCCCTTTCACGAATTTGTCTGCTTTGCTCGTCAAATTCTGGTTTCTTCTTTTCACCACCTACACCTTAGTATAAGATTGATTTcacattcactttcttcattttctacTATTTAGTATCAGGTAAAATTAACTCTTCccattgttttaactttttgaatctgcttcttcagttttGGGTTCTCAATTTGAATTTCTGGTCTCAGCTTTaacaagttattttttttaatgttgttcTTTTGGATTAAAGATTTCTGACAATTTCTTTATTCAGTTATTTCATTATACACAATAGTTAATTGTTAcaaatcaatttagaaaaaaaaattgcgttacaataaattttaagattgaTGGACGAATAAACTCGAAATGaaagaacaagaataaaaaGCTGCAGGGATGTTTGGATttacaaaactaaataaataacataaaaaaatattaatatacttgATCTATTTCATTGTTGTCTGGGTTTTGAAACATACTACTATTGATCGAGGTTATCAAAAGCTCATAACATATTGACATTTAAACtataaaatatgagaaataaattAAGGTTAGATCTACCAAATCATAGTTCGATTTTGATTTCATATTTGAGGAACTACTGCCTGGCCTTATCtgatattataagaaaaaaaatattttaatctatatatggtaacatctagaaataattaacatatatgtgATCTCCCATTTGCATcccatttgtatttttttttttaaagtcatcaccaactcttgcactcatgtctaaaataaatacaaataaaagaatctagatttttgcctttattttgttgaattcaATAACGACAAAAGGAGGTCATGTGATGTGATCGTGCGTCCAAAGTCCAAACCCACTATTTCAAATGCGAAAAATGATACATTCCTGTCTATTTTAAAAATCTTCGAGTCTATGACCACAACTATTTTGTTTTCACTTCTAAGAAAAAATCTAGGAAAGTAGTAAACAGTACAAACTACATACAAAATCTGGTCAAAGTATGATAGGAAGTAGAGACCCTTCTTGATTTCTTCTGCAGGAGGAACCATAATGGATTCTTTTTGCTTTACAAGTGGAGATGTGTTATTGCTAACATTCTCCATCAAAATGCGTGTTGTTAATGTAGCCATTTCTTCTAGAAATCGcagtttaattcattttatatattggTGTAAGGGCATGAGCAACGTAAGAAAATGAAggaatttttaaattatgatgATTTATAAAGAAATGGGGAACAATAGAAGTAATAGGTAaatagggaaaaagaaaatccagTATAGAGTAAAATGCATATATTTGATAGAGAAATGGGGAACAATGGAAGTAATGCTTCTTTCACAAAATATTACATCAAGCATCTGTTTGATATACAATGGAAATGAAAatgcatattgcatatttgcattacactcttcttcttccttctcttttcccttttttgttgGTGTAAAATGCATCACTTAATTAATTCTAAAGCACATATTACTCTTCTTCCCTTCGAAGCCTTTTTACCAGGCAATGAAAATACGTGGTGGCTGTGGGTGGGTGGCGTTGGATGCACGATTGCATGGTGGTTGTGGGTGGCTGCTTCGGACTAGTTGGCATTGAATTGGGTGGCTGCATCGGGCTGCCTACCATCGAAATGGTTAGGTGGCGACTGGATAAGTTTTCAAAATGGGCATGGGTAACAACAAAGAGAATGGAAGAAAAACACGATAGGGTATTTTAGGTAATAATCTGATGTAGTGATGCTCATGGTTTTATTTTGTACACTGCTGAGATGTCAGTGTGTTATTGACTTATGCTCTAATGCCTAAAACGGTTATGACCTCTCTAAAGCGAAACTATCAAGTGTTTCATCCTCCTTATCACCGTTGCGACCCTATTAACCCATCAACACTAAGGCCCAACTTGGACTGAATTGAgattagtttaattttaaattggatCTAACATACAAATATCTAACTCTTaaatcactaaactcatctcaactcaaaactttttaaaatgtgaaatctacaacttttttcaacttaacaCTTATTTATACACGggactcacaattttttttaacttcccataaatatatctaaactcatcttaacatccaaacatatcTACACTCATATTAGATGGGATTCACAAAACTCACTctaccatctcaactcactagtatttataaaaaatttaactgaaCTCAATATTCAAACGAGAcctaacaacaacaacaagagaaaaagaatgatgattgcattttgttttgaaatatcttttttatcaatttcaatCCAAAGAGTTCAAGCTctacaaaatttcataaatCTTAAAGCAAAGGCTTTCAAAGAATCAAaacatctttaaaaataatatttaaatttactaTTGACTTTATCAAAGCTCAAAACAAAAGACCTATAGACAAACTGTATtgaaataatttctttatatactATCTTctgcaaaacaaataaaagtatgaaaaaatattttgaaaggattcttaaaaattattatatatatatatatatatatatatattttttgacttaccaaaataaaattttcaagtgtATGACCGTATGAGTCTATGACTAGGTAAATGTTGTTGTTACGAGACACAGCTCAAGTTTTTATCGGCCGTTAAATCCTAAATTTTAACTTCTGCTCGACGTGCTCGTTAACCCTCCTCCACTGCCTTCTTTAGACAGTTAAAACCCTAATATCAAAATCTGCAAATGATCAAAATCTGAATCCTCCCTCCACcctggtctctctctctctcttcggcGGCCTACCCGATCTCTGAGGGAAACGAAGGGGTTGACTATTTCTGTGCCGCCGATGAATCGTATGGTGTTTCTTACTGCGAAAAGAGGAATATCTGTTTTCGTCTGAATTTCGATGATTTTTGTATAGTCTTAGATCAAATACTGAAATTTTGCACCCCCGTTAAGAAATTCAATTTCTTCCTGCATAATTCAGATAAATCTGGAAAAGAGTTGAGCGTTTCGTTTATTTTTCTTAGGTTTGTGATCGCTGAGGAAGCCATATTGGGAAACTTTTGAATCTATCAGTCGGTGTTTTAAGTCAAGCGTGGGATTTTAGAATAAGATAACGATGAAAAACGTCGAGCGATTGGCGAATGTAGCTTTAGCAGGTTAGCTTCTACTTGTGCTGTTTTGTGGCATTGCTGGGATTCGATTTTGTGTAATGGCGCATTGCTTTGTTTGAGATATTAACAGTGTTTGAcgtttttcaaactttcatgaATTATTCTTTTGGTGAAGTGAAAAATTCCAATGGTACTTGGAGTGAATATCCTTTTCACGAGAAATGGACATGAGTTCCTGTTAAGTACTGCCTATTGTATATACTGGGCTAGGCATATTCTTTGAGCAATAAAGTtttgtttacctataaaaaaaaaaaagaaaaaaagtactgCCTCAAGatttgtttacttatatataaaaaaagtactGCCTCAAGTGTGCATAAATTTGCGTAATTAAGCTGAAAATCTCATCGTATGGGGACTAATTTGGATTCACCCCCACCCTTTAATTTTGATTGAGTgcctaatttcttttttctttggggTCATCTCTCTCAAACGGCTTgacatctctttttttattacctCAACATACTCTTTGCATCTTTTTTGTCTTCATTCAGCCTGGTAAAACTGGTTCTCACTTTTCAGATTTTCagcaataattattttttgttagaatGATCAGGTTATTATCCACTTCGTAATATCCATTTGTAAGAACAAATTTTCTCTGGACTTTAAGAGATTATAAGCATGCATTTTTACCTTGGATTGTACGGTTTATATTGTGTAGACCTTTGACTCCTTTCTCTACTACAATCTCTATGCTGTATCATATTTCTAAAATCTTGGCATCTCCTCTCACCATTAACAAGAGGTGGATGCTGAACAGTTGTAACCTGCATTGCATGAGTGGTATTTACCTCTAAAAGAATTTCCTGGAGATGCTGGAGATTGAGCCTATGCAATTTAATACATTATGTTTTAATGCAGGTTTAACTTTAGCACCCCTCGTTGTTAAGGTGGATCCAAACTTAAATGTCATTTTGACTGCTTGCCTTACTGTTTATGTGGGCTGCTACAGATCTGTCAAGCCAACTCCACCATCTGTAAGTAAAGTAGCACCAATGTTCATCATCTTCTACATTTATGGTTTTGCTTTTTGAAATTGACTTCAAACCAATCTTTCCTGAAACATGTTATGTATATTTGTGCAGGAGACAATGTCCAATGAGCATGCCATGCGTTTCCCCTTTGTTGGGAGTGCAATGCTGTTATCACTATTTTTGCTGTTTAAGTTTCTATCTAAGGACTTGGTCAATGCTGTATTAACATGCTATTTCTTTGTTCTAGGGATCGTTGCGCTTTCGTATGTCCTTCCTACCTGGAATTGTTTTTTCCGACTTTTTCATGTTTGCTTCATTATCTCATATATTCTCTTTCACTTTTTTCAGAGCAACACTGTTACCTACTATTAAACGTTATTTACCAGAGCATTGGAATCAGGACGTTATTACGTGGAGATTTCCATATTTCCGTTGTATGTGGTGTCCATGGTTTTTATATCTCCGAAttcttattttgatttttgttgtgaATCATCTTAATGTGAAGTTTGTAGGGCAATCTATGTTTGTTATACTTACACGGATCTGTTATTTTCACTTCTAAATTAGTGCCAATAGTTTTTGATCAAGTATTTACTCTCCAATTTGATAGACTGCAATTTAGTGGGGCTGTCATATTGTTGTTCTGagttggtttatatatataactgtcCATAACTTTTTTTGGTTTAATGATGGATTGCAGCTGTTCTCTCAACTGCCTAGACAATATTCTTCTggttttcttttactttatcagagatttttttaattataagtaacaacaatttcatttaaaaggcaaggcataacccaagtacatgGGTCATATAAAAACACCTAGCTAGATTTAGAAACCCCTGCTTTGTCtagttttctttaatttcaGTTTGGAGATGAAAGTTTTGCTGGTCTAAATTTAAGCgcataattatactaatatctCAAATGGTTGGCCTCGCATATACATCCCTATGAGTGTAGCTTATCTTTCTAGAGCTTTATCTAACCCTTTATCAATCTtgaaataagaatttaaattatGAAAGAAAGAGCAGGAGGTTCTACATCCGGGGAATTAAATGCATTTATTCAGTTGAGTCTTGAACAGCTTCttcttttaacacttttaacttCTATATGTCATTTCCTGGTCAGTGCACTGTGATTTTATTGTTCTAAGACACACAATCCATTGTGTTAAAATACGTGAGTGGTTTTCTGCTCCTCCAATCTCACATTTGATCCAGTTGACATTATCTTGTTTGTGTTATGCACAATGATATTTTCCTTACACAGCTTTGGAGATTGAGTTTACAAGGTCCCAGATTATTGCTGCAATCCCTGGAGCCTTTTTCTGTGCATGGTATGCTTTGCAGAAGCATTGGTTAGCTAACAATACATTGGGACTTGCTTTCTCCATTCAGGTTTGCTAGCATCCTTTTTAATAAAGACCTCTTTGTTGGTAGTTTCTCTACTCTATAAAAAATGtactttttgataagtaagcaAATAGTTTATTAAACAACACAATGGTGTAGCCCGTGTACAAGAGGAACACCTAATTCAAAAATGAGCATGCCGTTCCTACGGAAACACAAGTATTCCAATTGGAAGAGATTTTCACCCATCCTGTTTCACTTATCCTTTCATTCCCCTGGGATTCTTTATAGCTAGACAATCACGGTTCATCACTCGGAGGGAGGGAATAGAAGCAAGCATTTcaataagaaaatcatggaaacaCATGTTAAAACTGATAAGAGGCTGCCCATGGACCAATGTATTGAAAATAAAGTTTTGAGCTCTTCCATCACTCGTTCATGATCCTCCAAATTTTATCATTCCTTTCTCTATCTATAAAAATGGTCTTGGTATTAAATTTTCTATGAGTggtataaatttaattaacaaTAACAAAGACACTATCTAAGTGCAACAGGTAGAATATATCAGATGCACTTAATTAGAGAAGGCAAAGAGATTGAGAAAATTCTGAAAACTAAAGTTTGAGAAACGAAAGTGGTTATCCATCTGATTGTAGAGTGTTAACAACAATAAAGTGTTGAGTTCCTCATTGTCCTTGTTCCATCTTGAAGCTCTAGTTATGCAGTTCTCTTTAGTTTCTTGGgacatttttgtttctttccaaTATTATTTTGTGTTAGATAATATAACATCTTGTAATGTCTTATAGTtaattttagtaattaaggTTTATTAATGATCATCTAGGTGTTGCTTGAATGCACAAGGCGTGTGTGTGAGAAACActgagccaaaaaaaaaaaaaagaagaatggTTTATGGTTAACTTTATCTTACGCTTAATCCCCCATCATTTATTGACTTAAAGTATTTAGTGATCTCTTAATGTTCAATACGGTTGCTTGATACTATGTTTGCATGATTTTCACTTCTATATTTGTTGGGAACTGCTATCGTTAATAATGTTTCAATGAGATGTATATTTATTTCCTGTCCTGGATTTACTTTACCTCGTGAAGGATTTAAGAAACCACCTAAAAAGAGAGGGAACATCTGGTGCACGGTCTAGTTATcattatttcctttttggtAATTGGTGTTGTTTAAGACTTCTGTTTCTCTTTTTATTACTCATGATTGATGTTAGGCATTTGATTAAACAGTATCATGGGTTTGATTCATCGTCCTGACATGTCCCACATCCGTCTTTTAATTGCATTTTTAACTCCTACTATCATGTGAAaacaatgtttttttataatgaatAAACTATTGTGAACACAATGTCAGTGAAATACTTTATTTGATTTGTAGGGAATTGAAATGCTTTCGCTTGGTTCTTTCAAGACTGGTGGCATCCTTTTGGTGAGGAGTTGGACATGGATTTAATTATAATTCTCCATGGGAAGCACTTTTTATTCAAACTATTCTTTAACCCTACTGTTTGATTTCTACTTTGATAATATCAAACGAACATTTTGCACACCTATATGTGTCAAGTATCTCTTCTGAGTGGTGTCAAATTgtagagcaatgctacatatagtcgtggaattgcaaacgccgcgcaattgttttgaaaaaaagtgggatccacgattaaaaagttagtttttttttcatgtgagtcccatattaattcatttttttcaaaacgactgcacgctgcttgcacaaccacgactgcaaatatcatttctccaaATTGTAACGTCCTAATGGAAGGCGCAAACCACATGTTCTAaactccaaaatgactagttaatgatacaattggagccccattggaaccttataaagagcaagaacttctcattcccaaacaatatggaatctcatacaccacctatcaTTAATCTTATCATATAGGGATATCAtttgtaatgccccaatggaaggctcaaaccacatggcctatactccaaaaggactagttaatgatacaattggagccctattgaaaccttataaagagcaagaacttttccttcccaagcaatgtggaatctcatacaccacctacccttaatcttatcatataggggtatcacaatctatttcccttaaattcccgacgtACTCGTCTAGCCTATCCCTTGTAGGTGGCATAgttcaagtcccacatttctggttgaGATAGGCTTTGATTCCAtttgtaatgccccaatggaaagtccaaaccacatggcttatactccaaaaggactagttaatgatacaataGGAGtctcattggaaccttataaagaacaagaacttctcattcccaagcaatgtggaatctcatacaccacatacctttaatcttatcatataggggcatcacataaatattctttaaaatttaaCGGCCATTGTTGCAAATATCTTGCGGAAAATTAGGCTTATCAGGGGGCTTGTCTAGTTCACCTATATTAGTATTGAGCTAAACTTGAGCTACAACCCTTTAGGCTCAgttgaaaaacataaacttgaaaacGCGCAATGAGTTGTTTTGAACTCACAATCCAGCCCAATTATGAATGATGCTTATTATAGACCATTGCAAATGCTGTTACTTATTTACATTAGGTAGATTATTTTGATGCGGGACAAGAGAGTTGTAACTCTGGTGGATGAGTATATTGGGGAATTTCTTGTGGCTTGTTCTTTCTTGAATGTAAATGATGGTTTCGGGTGGGCTTTTGCTGGTGTGTATGGGCCCAATGTTGACAGGGATAGGAGATTCCTTTGGGATGGGATTGCTGGTTTGTGAAGTTGGTGGGAGGGCCCATGGTGTATTGGAGGGGATTTTAACATCACTAGGTTCCTGAGTGAAAGGTCGGGGGGTTCCAGCATTGGTTCAGCCATGGTTGATTTTTCTGATTTAATCTTTGATCTGGGCTTTGTTGATTTACCTTTGGCAGGGTGTGATTTCACTTGGTCGAATGGGAGGGCATGGTCTAGGTTGAACAGATTTCTCGTTTCTCCCTCTTGAAAGGTGTATTTTCCTAATTTATGTCAAAAACGTTTGCCTGGATTATGCTCTGATCATTCTCCCAGCCTTCTTGATTGTGGGGGTATTCATAAGGGGTGGcaatattttaaataacatGTGGCTCAAAGTTGATGGTTTTGTAGATAAGGTGAGAACATGGTGGTCttcttatcagttgttgggtaCACCCAGCTTTTTCTTAGCCAAAAAAGGCAAAGCTTGAAGAATGACTTGAAGAAATGGAATGAGGAGAGGTGCTTGGGAACATTGGGGACCAAAGAAAGTCTATTTTCAAGGAGTTACTTAGATTTGATGAAATAGAGGCTGTGGGGGTTCTCTCGTTTGATGAGAAGGAAAGGAAACTAAGCATTGCTGCTAATCTGGAAAATATTACTCTTATGGAGGAGATTTCATGGTGACAAAAATCCAGGGctctttggttgaaggaaggaaaCAAGTGCACCAAATTCTTTCATAGAGTTGCTAATTCTCACAGAAGAAATAATGCAATTGAGGTGCTCCATTCAGATGGTTGTGTTCTTACGGATCATTCAACTATTAAGGATCACATTGTCCTTTTTTACGAAAAGCTTCCTATGGAGTAGTTTTCTTGGAGACCCAAAGTTGATGGGCTTGTGTTTGATTCGATTGACCAGCCTAGTGCAGTTTGGTTGGAGGGAGTGTTTGAAGAGGAGGTGCTTAATGTGATAAGAGGTATGAACAAAGATAAAGCATTGGGACCCGACAACTTTTCCATGGCATTTTTCAGGCATGTTGGGACATTGTCAAGGAGGATATCATGAAGGTTTTTATTGAATTCCactcttttatgaaatttgagaaaagcatTAATGCTACATTCATTGCGCTTATCCCTTAAAAAGTTGGGTCCGTAGAGGTGATGGAGTTTCGACCCATTAGTCTTGTTAGTGGTGTGTACAAGATTATCTCGAAGGTGCTTGCTAAACGTTTGAGTTTGGTTATGGGGAAGATTatcacaaaatctcaaaatgccTTCGTCAAGGGTAGATAAATCCTTGACTCCATTCTCattgctaatgaatgcttgGAGAGTAGAATTAGAGATGGAATTCCATGCATCGTTTGCaaattggatatggagaaggctttTGACCATGTCAATAGAGATGTTTTGATATATATCCTTGGTAGGCAtggttttggggaaaaatggtgtAGTGGATGAAGTATTGCATTTCTTCAACTAGATTCACACTTTTGGTTAACTGCACTCCCGCTGGTTTTTTTAACAGCTCTTGgggattaagacaaggggatcctttgtccccttttctctttgttttagtAATGGATGTGTTACGTAGAATGTTGAAGGCAGCGGTGGATAGGGGTTTTATCTCGGGCTTCTCGGTGGGCATTTCCGTCCATGGCAGCATTAATGTCTCTCACTTACTCTTTGCGGATGATACCTTGATC comes from the Carya illinoinensis cultivar Pawnee chromosome 8, C.illinoinensisPawnee_v1, whole genome shotgun sequence genome and includes:
- the LOC122318456 gene encoding signal peptide peptidase-like, which gives rise to MKNVERLANVALAGLTLAPLVVKVDPNLNVILTACLTVYVGCYRSVKPTPPSETMSNEHAMRFPFVGSAMLLSLFLLFKFLSKDLVNAVLTCYFFVLGIVALSATLLPTIKRYLPEHWNQDVITWRFPYFRSLEIEFTRSQIIAAIPGAFFCAWYALQKHWLANNTLGLAFSIQGIEMLSLGSFKTGGILLAGLFVYDIFWVFFTPVMVSVAKSFDAPIKLLFPTADSARPFSMLGLGDIVIPGIFVALALRFDVSRGKDSHYFKSAFLGYTVGLVLTIIVMNWFQAAQPALLYIVPAVIGFLAAHCIWNGEVKPLLEFDESKTANSSEESDANSSKKIE